Sequence from the Scyliorhinus canicula chromosome 7, sScyCan1.1, whole genome shotgun sequence genome:
attacttgctgtatgcTAACTTTTCATGTTCAAGGACACTCAGACTCCCCTTACTGCCGTATGCTGCAATCACCCCTCATTTAAATAATCTGCTTTTCTACTTGTCAGAGGGCAATCCCACATTGTTTTCCATCTGCtaaatctttgcccactcaacCTGTGTATATCCGTTTGCAGAGTGCTTGTATCCCCCTTTGTATCATCATACCACATTATTAGTATAGATTTGATCATTTCTATGAACAGGAATTATTTTGTGCTTGGTGGCAACACTAAGCATCCCTAGCTCTTATAAAAACCTAAGTTTCCTCAATTCTGGGCAGTTTATGACCCACTCAAAACATGGATTGAGATCACTTGTTACAACTCCCATCAGCTGATGGAGAGGGAACAGCTTTTCATCACATCAGTAGAACCCCAGTTAAAGTTTGGGTTTGTAGTCTTGTCTTTGTTAACTGGCTTATGTACAATAGATtggcagatcatccatgatcttattgaatggtggagcaggctcgaggggcgaatggtctactcctaatttgtatgctcGTATGCATGTATTCAGCATTAACTTGATAAATGATTAAAATCATAAAAATAATGATGCAGCTAGCTGTAAGTAATTCATCATTAACTACCATGTCAACATGTTAAATCAGTTAAAAAGAAGTTAGTGGCTATCTCTTCTGGAGTTTGGGACTGACCGTTATCTTCTCTTCATTTGTTCATAATGTTCTTGCAAATAGAGGATAAAAATCTTATTGCTGGCTAAAAGGGCAGTGATAGCATTGACTAAACAAAGTCTTAGGATTCATCATTTAAAATCAGATTACTGAACATTTAGTAATGTGCAGATTATTCAAGGATAGCCAGCCCATATATCTTAAAGGCAATTCCTGGTTGAAGACATTTTGGAAAAGCAGCTAGTTAGCCAGATAAAGAGATTGAAGTTGATGTGGTCTATATGGATCTTTGGATGACATTCCGTAAGGTGTTTCATAGCTTGGATGCAAAAGTCCAAATATATGGGGAAATTTCACAGTGTCAAAAGTAAGGTGGGTAATTGTCAAGAAAGGAAATCTTGAGGTAACAGAAGATGTGGGATATCCAGACCTTGGGCTGCAAGTACTTCTCGACGAGTGTGGATGATTTGAATTCGGTGTTTCCATGCCCTGTCTCAAATGTTGTTGCTGATCCAAAGGGTAGAGGGCAAGGCAAGCAGCAAGGAAGGTTTGTAATGGGAATAAGCTAATGGAACGGATAGACGGGTGACTGAAGCATGCAGTTTGGAATGAAAAATGGAAGTGTGGCTCCATTAGAAAGACACTAAAAAGTGTGGATGATCAGAGACTTTTGGAGGTTATGTTAGTCCGTGCGTAGGTATATGAAACCATAAATTAAGCAATTTTCCATAATAATTCTGCCcataattaaaaaatatatctcAGACATTCAATGTTCCTTGAACCGTGATTACTGCCGTATCCGGAGATCCATACTCTGTGCCATGCACTGCCAGATGAAcatactcaatctctcttcacatcTGTCCTGTTCTACAGTTACACTCCTTCCTTCATCTCATCTGACATCTGAACAAATCATTTTTCTCTTACTTTTAGGTGTTAAGAATCTCAAGTTCCCAACAACTCTGTATCAACGCCTCTCCAGATTATCTTGTCCTTTAGTTCCCAttgacctcatcccttttctgaGGCCTGCCTCTGGCTGTGTGTCCATGATACCCTCCTCATGATAATGCCCTCCAACCTGACCCTGAATGATCTGTCCTAagcaaaggatgtggatgctttggagagggtacagaagtggtttactaggatgttgcctggtatgaagggcattagctgtgaggagaggttagataaacttggtctgttttcactggaacgatggtggttgagaggcgacctgatagaggtctacaagattgaatggcatgggcagagtggatagtcagatgctcgttcctagggtaggagagtcgaaTACTAGGGGCCATATAAAGTgctgggaaaagtttagaacagatgtgcgaggcaagtttttttttacacgagGGTGGCAAATATATGGAacatgctgcctggggaggtggtgggagcaggtacgatagtggcatttaagggacatctagacaaaaataagcatccccccccccccccccccaatctctccacACCCCCATCTCATATAAGGATGGTCTATgggttttatttcttctttggcCCCTATTTACCACCAGTCTACTTCATCTGGATGAACATGAACAAACAACTTCATTCAATCTTTTCAGTTCCTCCAATTGAAAGATGTTGCTGTGGACCCAGCAATGCCtgcctagaatttacagtgcagaaagaagacaTTCGGTCCactgagtctgtaccagcccttggaaagagcaccctacataaggaCATGCCTccacctctccctgtaacccagtgaccccacctaaccttttggacaataaggggcaatttggcatggccaatccacctaaccacatctttggactgtgggaggatactgtaggaaacccacgcagacacgggagaaagtgcaaactccacacagacagtttgcgcgtggccagaattgaacccagggccctggagctgtgaggcagcaatgatagctactgtgccacccatgccgCACCTGTGAGATATGTGAAATGTTTTTCCAGTCCTACTTGACCCCTTCCTCAGCTGTTGTTTTTATAGATAGATTGATGTTGTTTCCTGCTGTTGCCTTGATTTTGgaaaacttcacacaatactccaggtgtggccccactaacaccgtatacaattgcagcataacctccctagtcttaaaactCCACCCCTCTCGCAAACTTCTAATTTCGACCTTTTTCTCATGGTCCATCTCAACTTGTGCCTTCATAATAATCTCtcattgtcacaaataagcttcaatgaagttactgtgaaaagcccctagtcgccacattttggcgcctgttcggggaggctgggatgggaattgaacctgcgctgctagccattttctgcattacaagccagctatttagtccactgtgctaaaccagccccctttaaTGACTTATCTGTCGAGGTGACTTAAAGGAGAAGGTATAATCATGATGTATGCTTGTGCTAAGTTTGTCTCCTGTCTTGCCGTGGTTCGCAGCACTTCAAAGACATTCCTTTGGCCAATGTCAGCCTCAGTCTTCAGACCAGAGATCCAAAACGAACAAGCACAGCTCCTCTCTGCACCAGAAATGTACTGGTGCAGACTGTGCGGCAGGACCTCCAGACCAGTGTCACCTCCAGGGACATCGACACTGCTGCTGTTCATCGGTGCTGGCACTGCTACTGTAGGAGTGGCTGGCTCTGGTGCTGGTATTGGGACTGTATTCGGCAGCTTGATTATTATCTACGCCAGGAACCCTTCCCTGAAACAGCAGCTTTTCTCGTATGCAATCCTGCGATTTGCCCTTTCTGAGGCTATGGGTCTCTTCTGTCTGATGGTTGCCTTCCTGATCCTGTTTGCCATGTAaattcttgtgggagaatccataAAATGGCTGGGGAAGAGTAAATTATTGAAGTGTGTGGCTTTGGCCTCTCTGTCACCACTAAGTATCCAAATAGGATTATTTTTTTCAATCCAATTGTGTAAGAACTCTTTGATTTAGTCCTGCAGGGGTCACTGTCTGAATAAAATGGttaaacaagtttttaaaaaaaagacttacCTGACTCTCTTTATGCCCAGATTATCGAATAATAATCTGTACAAGAATACAGCCACCTCGAatacatttcctcacactctgcTTCTATTTATTgtctccccttcaaaacaagtataccgttctgAGTGCTGTTGCGGGTGGGATGATCTACCGGGGAAGGCccgagcggccaggtctctggcactgagtctagcTCTGGGGctcaagggaagggggggaatagaaaagcaatagtgataggagactcgatggttaggggaatagataggagattctgtggtcacgagcgagactcccggaaggtatgttgcctcccgggtgccagggccagggatgtctcggatcgtgtctttgggatccttaagggaagggtgagcagccagaagtggtgcacattggtaccaacgacgtaggtagcaaaaggggtgtggaggtaataaaccagtttagggagttaggctggaagttaaaagccaggacagacagagttgtcatctccggtttgttgccggtgtcacgtgatagcgaggctaggaatagggagagagtgcagttgaacacttggctgcaggaatggtgtaggagggagggcttcaggtatttggataattggagcgcattctggggaaggtgggacctgtacaagcaggatgggttgcatccgaaccagaggggcaccaatatcctgggagggaagttttctagtactcttcgggagggtttaaactaatttggcagggaaaTAGGAACCGGATTTGTCGTCCAGCAACTatggtagccgatgttcaggacatcaaagcgtgcagtgaggcagtggggaaggtaatactgacaaaggagagtacttgcaggcacggagatgggtcgaagtgtgtatacttcaacgcaagaaacatcaggaataaggtgggtgaacctaaggcatggatcggtacttggggctatgttgtggtggccatcatggaaacttggatagaagagggtcaggaatggttgttggaggttcctggttatagatgtttcaataagattagggagggtggtaaaagaggtggggtggttgcattattaattagagatagtataaaaactgcagaaaggcagttcgaggaggatctgcctactgaggtagtatgggttgaattcaggaataggaaaggagcagtcaccttgttgggagttttctataggtcgCCCcccaatgtggaggaacagattgggaaaccgattttggaaaggtgcataagtcatgggtgacttcaacttcccaaatattgagtggaaactctttagatcaaatagtttggatggggtggtgtttgtgcagtatgtccaggaagcttttttaacacagtatgtagattgtccaaccagaggggaggccatattggatttggtacttggtaatgaaccagggcaagtgatagatttattagtgggggagcattttggagatggtgaccacaattctgtgactttcacattagtaatggagagggataggtgcgtgcaacaggacaaggtttacaattgggggggaAGGGTACATACGATGCTGTCAGCCAAGAACTGAAttcataagttgggaacataggctgtcagggaaggacacaattgaagtgtggaacttgttcaaggaacagatacgaagtgtccttgatatgtatgtccctgtcaggcagggaagagatggtcgagtgaggtaACCatggttttttttaatataaatttagattacccaattattttttccaattaaggggaaatttagcgtggccaatccacctactctgcacatttttgggttgtgggggcgaaacccacgcagacacggggagaatgtgcaaactccacacggacagtgacccagagccgcgatcgaacctgggacctcggcgctgtgaggcggttgtgctaaccactaggccatcgtgctgccctaggtaaccatggttgacaagagaggttgaatgtcttcttaagaggaagaaggatacttatgtaaggctgagggatacaggatagccaggagggaactgaagaaggggattaggagagctaagagagggcatgaaaaactttggcgggtagaatcaaggaaaaccccaaggccttttccacatatgtgagaaatatgagaatgactagagcgagggtgggtccgatcaagcacagtagcgggagattgtgtattgagtctgaagagataggagaggtcttgaacgagtacttttcttcagtatttacgaatgagaggggccatactgTTGGGAGAGGACAATGTGAAACAGActagtaagctcgaggagatacttgttaggaaggaagatgtgttgggcattttgaaaaacttgaggataggcaagtcccccgggcctgacaggatatatccaaggattctatgggaagcaagagatgaaattgcagagccgttggcaatgatcatttcgtcctcactgtcaacaggggattggagagtggcgaatgtcgtgcccctgttcaaaaaagggaatagggataatcctgggaattacaggccagttagtcttagcggtggtaggcaaagtaatggaaagggtactgagggataggatttctagcatctggaaagacactgcttgattagggatagtcagcacggatttgtgaggggtaggtcttgccttacaagtcttattgacttctttgaggaggtgaccaagcatgtggatgaaggtaaagcagtggatgtagtgtacatggattttagtaaggcatttgataaggctccccatggtaggcttatgcagaaagtaaggaggcatgggatactgggaaatgtggccagttggataacgaactggctaaccgatagaagtcagagagtggtggtggatggaaaatattcagcctggagcccagttaccagtggtgtacggcagggatcagttctgggtcctctgctgtttgtgattttcattaatgacttggatgagggagttgaagggtgggtcagtaaatttgcagatgatacgagaTTGGTGgacttgtggatagtgaggagggcttttgtcagctgcaaagagacatagatagtatgcagagctgggctgagaagtggcagatggagtttaaccctgaaaagtgtgaggttgtccattttggaaggacaaatatgaatgcagaatacagggttaacggtagggttcttggcaatgtggaggagcagagagatcttggggtctatgttcatagatctttgaaagttgccactcgagtggatagagctgtgaagaaggcctatggtgtgctagcgtccattagcagagggattgaatttaagagccgtgaggtgatgatgcagctgtacaaaaccttggtacggccacatttggagtactgtgtgcagttctggtcgcctcatttcaggaaggatgtggaagctttggaaaaggtgcaaaggagatttaccaggatgttgcctggattggagagtaggccttgcgaggaaaggttgagggtgcttggccttttctcattagaacggagaaggatgaggggcgacttgatagaggtttataagatgatcaggggaatagatagagtagacagtcagagactttttccccgggtggaacaaaccattacaaggggacataaatttaaggtgaatggtggaagatataggggggatgtcagaggtaggttctttacccagagagtagtgggggcatggaatgtactgcctgtggacgtagttgagtcggaaacattagggaccttcaagcggctattggataggtacatggattacggtagaacgatggggtgtagattaatttgttcttaatctgggacaaaagttcggcacaacatcatgggccgaagggcctgttgtgtgctgtatttttctatgttctatgacaataTGAAAAAGAAAGTTGGTGCTTACTCCTGCCCATGCTGAAAATAATCCTCATTCTCTCCATTGGAGATCTAAAATGAAAGCGCATGGGATATGTGGTAGTGTATTtcgatggatagaaaattggtcggcagacaggaaacagtggGAATAAACGGAttattttccaaatggcaggcagaaaCTACCGGGTTACTgtaaggatctgtgctgggaccccagctattcaaaatatgtattaataatttagatgagggaacgtcAAAATGTAAtcgctccaaatttgcagacgacacaaagctgggtgggagggtgagctgtgaggatgatagagagatccttcagtgtgatttggtcaAGATGAGTtattgggcaaatgaatggcagatgctgtataatgtggataaatgaggttatccactttggtagcaaaaacaggaaggcagattattatttgaatggctgaTCTCGTACACGGGTCGCTGaacgtaagcatgcaggtgcagcaggtagtaaagaaggcaaatggtatgttggccttcatagtgagaggattcgagtacaggagctgggatgtcttgctgcaattatacatggccttgatgagaccgcacctggaatattgtctgcagttttgctctccttatctgaggaaggatgttcttgttatggaggaagtgcagcgaaggcttaccagactgattcctggtatGGCAAGACTGATGAGGATAGATTGAgtgggttaggattgtattcactggagttcagaagaatgaggtagGGATCTCCGAAACCTATAcatttctaacaggactagacatggTAGATGTAGAAaagagttcccgatggtggggagtccaaaACCAGGGATCACCGTCTGAGGATACAAGGTAGACCATTTCGGACTTGGATGAAGATGAATTTCTTCGGCcagggagtggtgagcctgtggaattctctaccgcggaaagcagttgagaccaaaacattgtgatcaagatcttccggctgtttgTGCCGATGAGACTTTCTGGTCCAGCTGACGGCGCATCCTTgcagcgggtttcccggtggcatggggtggattcaatgggcaaccccattgacagcggcgggaccagtAAATCTGGCCAATGGTGAACTGCCTCCCACTGCTGAAAAATGTTGCGGGAAAGCCCGCAACtcctgccctgtatgttttcaagacggagttagatatagcactatgGAACTTAACCTCCATGTTCAGGAATATGATAGCATGCGTAATTCATCAGTAATACTTGGGGTTGCATCATGCTCATGCATTGACTAGAATTTTTACCCAATGTGGTAGATCTCTAGTGTAGGTTGTGGTGAGTCAGGGTGCTTCATGCTAGAGCGATACAAATGTTTCATATGTAATTAATGTTCAGTGTACTATTACAGCCACTGATTCATACAACAAGCACTGGAACGTCTGTGTTTATTATGAAGATTCATAATTTGTAGTAGTGTGTCTATTAAAACTGTCTATTATTATGTGAAACTAGTTAGATTGACCTTCATAATGGATTATATACACAATTCTGTAAACTGAGTGAATTGGTTTTAACAAACTGGATTGAAAGAAGTGTAAACTGAGGTACAGAATTGAAGGACTTGAGTCAATGTCACCTATTGATTTTAGCAATTTAAGATGGTTTTGCCTGATACTATTGGAAATGAACATAAATCCAAATCCATaaattcagtgtttaaaacattgAAAGAAACAAACCAGATCAGCTTTGAACAATAAATTGGTTAGATGTAATAAATAAAGTGGTCGGTGGAAATTAGCTGCTAATAAATACATTAATCAGCACTGTTTCAGGAATTAAAAGTGGACCTACAAAGAGCGATgggaattaaataaataaaaattaacaGAAGAGGCAAATTTACATGAGCATAAATAAGATTAAGTTAAGTTGGCATTTAATTAATGTAATAGAACTGTGCACAATTATTTTAAATTGGATTGCACAGAATCACAAAAAGCAGCACCACCACTTAGGTTTTTGAGCAAAGTCACCAAATAAATTTGTTACAAACTTTTTTTATTCGGGTAAGAAAATTGGCAACCAATGAATTGATGCAAattggtggtgggttgggggggggggggggggaatatagtcCCTAAAGTCTGCAGTGTTGTGAAGGATCAGGAACTAAGGTAGCTGGAGCCTGATTAGTAG
This genomic interval carries:
- the LOC119969325 gene encoding LOW QUALITY PROTEIN: ATP synthase F(0) complex subunit C3, mitochondrial-like (The sequence of the model RefSeq protein was modified relative to this genomic sequence to represent the inferred CDS: inserted 3 bases in 2 codons) is translated as MMYACAKFVSCLAVVRSTSKTFLWPMSASVFRPEIQNEXSTAPLCTRNVLVQTVRQDLQTSVTSRDIDTAAXFIGAGTATVGVAGSGAGIGTVFGSLIIIYARNPSLKQQLFSYAILRFALSEAMGLFCLMVAFLILFAM